In Lactiplantibacillus pentosus, the sequence ACCAAGCTTCTTAGTCGCACGTGCGACTTCGCTCTCAAACTTCGCCTGTTCTTTTTCTAGCTTCTTGATTTCTTCATTCAGATCAACCAATTCAGCGAGTGGGATGTAGACTTCCGCATCACTGATCACTTGAGTCATGGCTAACTTCGGTGCAACCACATCAGCGCCAATTGACAAGGTCTTCGGATGTGCAAACCGTTGAATGTAATCTTCATTAGTCTTGAAGACTGACTGTAGCCGGGCGTTATCCGTCTTGATCAACAAGTCGACCGCTGACGACATCTTGGCATTTGCTTCAGCCCGGATACTCCGAACAGCCGTAATCAATTCGATCAATGAAGCCATATCACTTTCAGCGTCCGCATCGTCAAATTCTGGATGGTCCACCGGATATTGCGCAACGACTAATGATTGGCCTTCATGTGGCATCGACAACCAGATTTTCTCTGTAACGAATGGCATGATTGGGTGGAGTAACCGTAAGATTTGGTCAAGCACGTAGGCTAACACATTTTGCGTGTTGGCTTTAGCTTGTTCGTCATCCCCGGTCAGCACTTCCTTACTCATTTCGATATACCAGTCACAGAAGTCGTTCCAGATAAAGTTATAGAGCGCGCGACCGGCTTCACCGAAGTCAAACTTGTCAAAGGTCGTCGTCACTTGTTTAACCGTGGCATTCAAACGGCTCAAAATCCACTTGTCAGCCAACGTCCATCCACTGGCAGCTGGTAAAACCGGTTTGCCCATCGCGCCCAAGTTCATGATAACGTAGCGGCTGGCGTTCCAGATCTTATTGATGAAGTTCCAAGCAGCGTCCATCTTGGTGTAACTGAACCGGACATCTTGTCCAGCCGTTGAACCGTTTGATAGGAACCACCGTAAGGCATCGGCGCCATACTTTTGAATGACATCCATTGGGTCGATCCCATTGCCAAGTGATTTACTCATCTTACGGCCCTGTTCGTCACGAATCAAGCCGTGCAATAACACGTGTTTGAATGGCCGTTTACCCGTAAATTCAAGGCTTTGGAACATCATCCGTGAAACCCAGAAGAAGATGATATCATAACCGGTAACTAACGTGTCAGTTGGGAAGTAGCGCTTGAAATCTTCCGCATCCGTATCTGGCCAACCCATCGTTGAAAATGGCCAGAGGGCACTGGAGAACCAGGTATCCAAAACATCAGGGTCTTGTTCCCAGTTTTCGGGATCCTTGGGTGCATCAACCCCGACATAAGTTTCACCAGTCATCTTGTTATACCAAGCTGGAATCCGGTGACCCCACCAGAGTTGCCGCGAGATAACCCAGTCATGAACGTTTTCCATCCATTGATTGAAGGTATCTTCAAAACGGTCTGGCACGAATTCAACTTTGTTATCAGTCTTTTGATTCTTCAAAGCTTGTTCAGCGAGTGGTTTCATCTTAACGAACCACTGCGTCGACAGACGGGCTTCAACTTGGACACCCGTCCGTTCAGAATGCCCAACACTATGCACGATTGGATCGATCTTAAGCATCAAATCTTGGTCTTCCAAATCTTTGACCATCGCTTTACGAGCTTCAAAGCGGTCCATACCTTCGTACTTACCAGCGTTGGCGTTCATCGTAGCATCTTCGTTCATCGTGTTGATGCGCTTCAAGTCATGCCGGTTTCCGACTTTGAAGTCATTTGGGTCGTGGGCTGGCGTGATTTTAACCATCCCAGTCCCAAATTCAGGGTCAACGTAAGCATCCGCAATAATCGGAATTTCACGGTCGGCTAATGGCAAGATGACCTTTTTGCCAACTAATTCCTTATAACGTTCATCACTTGGATTGACCGCTACGGCCGTATCACCCATCATGGTTTCAGGACGAGTCGTTGCAATTTCAATGTAATGCTTACCATTGAACGTATAATCCTTGTCCGCAAATGGGTACTTGACGTGGTAGAAGGCACCCTGGTCATCTTTATGAATCACTTCAATGTCAGATAACGCGGTCCGTGCTTGCGGATCCCAGTTGATGATGTATTCGCCACGGTAAATCAAGCCCTTGTTGTATAAGTCAACGAAGACTTTCTTAACTGCGTCTGACAAGCCATCATCCATCGTGAACCGTTCACGTGAATAATCTAATGACAGCCCCATCTTGGCCCATTGTTGCTTGATGATTGACGCATATTCGTCTTTCCAATCCCAGACTTGTTGAATAAACTTCTCCCGTCCGAGGTCATAACGACTAACGCCTTGTTCACGAAGTTTGGCTTCAACCTTTGCCTGGGTGGCAATCCCGGCATGGTCCATTCCTGGTAACCACAGCGTATCGAAGCCCTGCATCCGTTTCTGACGAATAATAATATCTTGTAAGGTCGTATCCCAAGCATGGCCTAAATGCAACTTACCAGTAACATTTGGCGGCGGAATCACGATTGAATACGGTTTAGCTTTCTTATCGCCCGAAGGCTTGAATAAATCTTGGTCTAGCCAAGTCTGATAACGGCCCGCTTCAACGGCGGTCGGATCATACTTAGTTGGCATATCAGTAGTTGGTTCTTCTGACATTGGGGCACATCCTTTCCATTTGGGTACAAAAAAATCCACTCATCCCAATTGAGTTAGGACGAATGGATTCGCGGTACCACCTAATTTTAAAGCAATCACAAGTAACTGCTTTACAGCTTAAACATCGTTGTTAACGAACGGTGTATCCCGTCCGGCTATTCCTACTTAAACGTTCAGAATAACAGCTCGCAAGCTACCTTCATGCTGAAACGCCAAACGTGTTCCACTACTCACGCTCTCTCTAAAGACGTCATTCAGCACTACTCTCTTGCTCATTGCTAGTTGTCACTATTGTAATGAATTTCCTGGTTATCGTCAATCTTTATTCGAATTGTTTTAAAGCTTCCAGTGCAGCCACATAGTTTGGTTCATGACTGACATTGGGCACGATTTCGTGATAAACGATCTTGCCGTCCGCATCCGCTACATAAATGGCGCGTGTCAACGTCCCATTATTGGGCAGATAAAGATTCGTTGCATACCCAAAGGAAAGCTCCTCATCAGAAGCCACCGTCAGATTTTTCACGCCTTCCTTAGCACACCAGCCAGCTTGATCCGCTACTGAGTTGTTGGAAATCGCGACAAACTGAACGTGGGGGTACTTATCGGCTTGTTGATTGAACTTCTTAGTTTGAATCGAACAAACGCGCGTATCAATATCGGGCATGACACTCAATAGGACTGGCTTACCAAGTAAGTCTTTGGTCTTGATCTTCTTATCATGCGTCGTGAATACTTTGAACTTTGGTAATTGATCGCCATCTTCTAGTGGCTCACCGACTAGGTCTAATGCTTGATCATGAAATAATACTTGCACGAAAAACACCCCTTCGATAACTAATGATTGACAATGTATGCCTTGAAACTAGTATAGCTTAAATTTACCGCAATTTCAGGTGCTTCGCAAACTTTAGCCTCATCAATCGTTAATTTATTTTTAGCCTCCTGGTCGTGATTATTTGCAACAAGATAGTGCGTTAAATCCGACGTGCGGCAAGGTGCAGTGCCAATTGGGTGGCTTGCGTGACTGACCCCTGTGTTTCGTGACACCAACGCGCAGCCAAAGTCGATTCTGGTGCACGTAGTCTGGCTGCAATCAACGTTGCCACGTCTTCTGCTGCCGATTGATGTAAGCTTTGCCCAAGCTCACGTAACGTCGCAGCCAACCGCATCCCCGTTTCAAAATATTGGGTCCTCGCAGCCGGCACTTCTAACGCCACGTGCTGGTTAGCGTGCTGACCCGCGTCAATCCACGCATCCGGGTCAGTGGGATTTGGCAACCACACCATCAATGCGGTAAACCACGTCACCACTTGAAGTTGTTCATTGGTCACACCGATGATCGACCACGGATTCAAATCCAACTGGCGTAACTCTAAATACTGAATGCCCGTTTGGCGCAAGGTCGATAAGTCACGACCACCACGCAACCGCACTTGTCCATAATACTCTTTGACCGCGCTTAACTGCCCACGGGCGACTGCCGTCTGCAAACTATCACAATACTGTGTCAGTGACGCATAGGAAACATGCAGGCCAGGCCGATTCACGTAGCCCTCAGGACCATTGCGCAGACTACGTACTAACCGGTGACTCTCATGAAACCCCGAATTTGGCCAAACATGTGGCGTACAGCCATATAAATAAGTTAATAGCCACCGATAATGCAAATAATTTTGAGCGAGATGCAAATAACATTGATTCCGAAAATCGACCGGGTCGGTTATCTCTGTCTGCGTCTGAAATAATGCGGTCAGCAGGTCCGGATTTAAGCTGATATTGCAATGCAGACCAGATAGCATTTGACGACGCCGGCCGTATCGTTCCGCCAGACCCTCACGATACGCGACCGCCGCCCTGTCCAGCTTTGCAATTGGAATTAGCCTTTCGTCCGTTGGCAAGGCCGGTGGGACACTCAAGGGCCAAATCAGTTCAGGTGCGATTCCCTGGCGAACCTGGCGCGTTAATTCAGTCAACGCCCTACCAGCAGCTTCAGCATTGGAACAAACTGGGGTCACTAACTCGACCTGAGTTTCAGCGAAGTCCCGCTGCAGCCCAGATAATTTTCCAATCAAAGCGGGCGCTAAATCCGTTTGCGCCAATTGACCAGTTTCAACGATCCGCTGGCCTTCACGCTCGAGGCCGACTTGGAGCATATTCGAATTAATTGCTACTGAATTTAATTTCAATAACTGTTGCCAATCCATGCCCACCGCCCCATTTCTAACGCTATCCTAGCATAC encodes:
- the tpx gene encoding thiol peroxidase, encoding MQVLFHDQALDLVGEPLEDGDQLPKFKVFTTHDKKIKTKDLLGKPVLLSVMPDIDTRVCSIQTKKFNQQADKYPHVQFVAISNNSVADQAGWCAKEGVKNLTVASDEELSFGYATNLYLPNNGTLTRAIYVADADGKIVYHEIVPNVSHEPNYVAALEALKQFE
- a CDS encoding valine--tRNA ligase, which encodes MSEEPTTDMPTKYDPTAVEAGRYQTWLDQDLFKPSGDKKAKPYSIVIPPPNVTGKLHLGHAWDTTLQDIIIRQKRMQGFDTLWLPGMDHAGIATQAKVEAKLREQGVSRYDLGREKFIQQVWDWKDEYASIIKQQWAKMGLSLDYSRERFTMDDGLSDAVKKVFVDLYNKGLIYRGEYIINWDPQARTALSDIEVIHKDDQGAFYHVKYPFADKDYTFNGKHYIEIATTRPETMMGDTAVAVNPSDERYKELVGKKVILPLADREIPIIADAYVDPEFGTGMVKITPAHDPNDFKVGNRHDLKRINTMNEDATMNANAGKYEGMDRFEARKAMVKDLEDQDLMLKIDPIVHSVGHSERTGVQVEARLSTQWFVKMKPLAEQALKNQKTDNKVEFVPDRFEDTFNQWMENVHDWVISRQLWWGHRIPAWYNKMTGETYVGVDAPKDPENWEQDPDVLDTWFSSALWPFSTMGWPDTDAEDFKRYFPTDTLVTGYDIIFFWVSRMMFQSLEFTGKRPFKHVLLHGLIRDEQGRKMSKSLGNGIDPMDVIQKYGADALRWFLSNGSTAGQDVRFSYTKMDAAWNFINKIWNASRYVIMNLGAMGKPVLPAASGWTLADKWILSRLNATVKQVTTTFDKFDFGEAGRALYNFIWNDFCDWYIEMSKEVLTGDDEQAKANTQNVLAYVLDQILRLLHPIMPFVTEKIWLSMPHEGQSLVVAQYPVDHPEFDDADAESDMASLIELITAVRSIRAEANAKMSSAVDLLIKTDNARLQSVFKTNEDYIQRFAHPKTLSIGADVVAPKLAMTQVISDAEVYIPLAELVDLNEEIKKLEKEQAKFESEVARATKKLGNERFVANAPEDVVNSEKEKLADNQTKLAALKQRLVDIKAQA
- a CDS encoding glutamate--cysteine ligase, whose protein sequence is MDWQQLLKLNSVAINSNMLQVGLEREGQRIVETGQLAQTDLAPALIGKLSGLQRDFAETQVELVTPVCSNAEAAGRALTELTRQVRQGIAPELIWPLSVPPALPTDERLIPIAKLDRAAVAYREGLAERYGRRRQMLSGLHCNISLNPDLLTALFQTQTEITDPVDFRNQCYLHLAQNYLHYRWLLTYLYGCTPHVWPNSGFHESHRLVRSLRNGPEGYVNRPGLHVSYASLTQYCDSLQTAVARGQLSAVKEYYGQVRLRGGRDLSTLRQTGIQYLELRQLDLNPWSIIGVTNEQLQVVTWFTALMVWLPNPTDPDAWIDAGQHANQHVALEVPAARTQYFETGMRLAATLRELGQSLHQSAAEDVATLIAARLRAPESTLAARWCHETQGSVTQATQLALHLAARRI